The genomic region GCGATTGAGTATTTAAGGGAACTTGGGGTCAGGAGGGTCTATGCACTCGGCACGCCTGAATTTATCCAGGACTTAATCAGGTCCGGTATTACTCATGATCCTGGAAATCCCGAGGTCGTGCTCATAGCCTTTGATAAGACATTAACATATGGTAAGTTGGTCAGGGCCGTGCGCCATATAATGTCTGGCGTTCCATATATCGTGGTTAATCCAGACGTGTTATGCCCAACGGATAGGGGTTACATACCAGACGCTGGTTCCATATGGGCATTGATTAGGGCGGCCACGGGTAAGGAACCAGTGGCGGTTACTGGCAAGCCCAGTAGTTTATTTCTTAATTACATGCTTAGGAAGCTGAATGTGAAGCCCAGCGATTCCGTGATAATTGGTGATAGGTTATACACGGACATAGCAATGGCTAATGAGAATGACATTGACTCAATACTCGTCCTTACGGGCGAGACAAGGGCTGAGGACTTAGTCAATAGTAGGTATAAGCCGACCCTTGTGGTTAATACGTTGATTGATATATTGAAGTAATCACTGCTTAGCCTCCGCCTCCTTTGGCCTCCTCCTCTCACGCTTCTCCTCAATTCTCTTCCTAAGCAGGTTTACGTGGAATAGAAGCTCATTAATACCAAGCTTATTACCAACCTCCTCACCATACTTAAGAAGCTCCTCAGCCTCATCCAAATCCCTCGACCTACCCCTGGCGATTAATTCCTGCGCTGTGTAAACCACGCACTCCACCAACTTCTCCCTAAATTCCAGTGCCTTCTCCTTATTGCCCTCCCTCTCGGCCTTCTCAATTAGTTTCTCCCATCTTGAGCAGGTTATTGCCATACCACCACCAAGCCGCAGTGTGGTGGGTTGCGGGTTAATTTAAAAATTATGCCTTACCCTCCCCAGCCTTAGTCTCCTGCTTAGCAGCACTCCTAGCCTGCCTAGCCCTAGTCTCATTGATTAACCTCCTGACCCTCCTAATAATGGCTATGTAATTATCGAAGAGCTTCGCCTCCTTAGCCTCCTTCGTGGCCTCCCTAAACAACTTAATGCCATCATCAAGCTTCCCACTCCTTACCAATTCCTCAGCCGTCCTCAATTTAATCACTAATTCCCTTGCCTTATTGATTATTTCTTCGCTCGACATCGAGACAACGGAGGTTAACCCCCTTAATAAGGTTTATTAGTTGGTAATTGTCCTTGCTACCGTATGAATTAATGATTAGGGTCTGGAGCACTGAGCGTTGATGAGTGGTGAGCCCGAATCCTAATACTCATTAATAGTCTTATTCTTCGACTTATACTCCTTAATTAATTGATCAGCAACGTCGGGCGGTACCCTAATTGTGTATAGGTAATGCTTAAGCCTAGCCTTTAACTTAACGTAATCAGGGTATCTCTTAACCTTGATCTCCTCAGCAGTGTCTGCGTATCTACGCCACAACTCTACAAGGAATACCTCCCTAGGCACGTCACTGCCTGTGCAGGGGATTTTTTAAGGATTTCTACAGAAGAAGTAATTAAGCCGAAGTAATCAGTATTAGCGTGGTTGTTAAGACCGATGTATTAATAATTGGCGGCGGACCGGCTGGCTCCTACCTAGCCCGTTACCTAGTCAGGAATGGGTTTAATGGCGATGTCATGCTCATTGATAAGAAGTCCGTGATATACGCACCGGTAATATGCGGTGAATTACTACCCAGTGAGGACCTTCTTAAGCCCTGGATTAATAGGGATTTATACGATGTTTTACTGACAACGCTTAGGGAGACGCTACGTAAGGAATTTATTGTTAATGAGATTGGGTGGTTAAGACTCGTGATTAATGGCCGTGACATAGCTAGGATGCCCTTTAGGACCTACGTCATTGATAAGTCGGCAATGATTAGGGGTATCATTGAGGATGCCATTAATGGTGGTGCCAATGTTCGTTTTGGCATTACGGCAGTTAAATGCGCGACTAAGAATGGGGGTTATGAGTGCCTTGTCCATGATAAGGATGGTGGCGAGTGCGTCATTAGTGCCAAGACGCTAATTGGCGCTGACGCGTACCCATCAATTGTTGACTTAAGCCTGGGCATAACCAGGGGCTTCAGGGCTGAGGACTTGATAATAGCGACAAGCGCGAGGGCTAGGGGTAGGTACGTGGATGATGAGGCGGTCATCGTGATGGACCCAGGGGTAGCACCGGGCGGCTTCGCCTGGATATTCCCAAGGGGCGATGGTTCTCATAACATCGGTGTTGGCGTTAGGAATAATATAGCGTGGAGAGGGGGTAACCCAATTGATTACCATGCGCTCTTCGTCAGTAAATACGGGCTTGAGAGCACCCAAAGATCCGTGCTTATGAAGACCTTACCTGTTGGTGGCTTGTTAAATAAGTATGGCGCAGGTAATGCCTACTTAATCGGTGATGCTGTTGGCTCAGTAATACCAACTAATGGCGCCGGCATTAATCCCGCCATGATAACTGCCCACCTACTCGGTGAGTCGATGATGCTTGGATATGATTATTCATCGCTCATGAACAGGTTGTTTAAGCCCCTGATGGATAGGATGGTAATGTTCAGGAGGATTGGTGACCCATTATTGATGAATAGGGATGCCATGGAGTTGGCAGTTAAGGTTTCGAGAAGTTACATGACTAGCTCTATTTATGAGGCCACCCTATCCTCAATGAGGATGAGTACCCTAATTAAGTTCCTAATTGGTGACTTATTAATTAAGTTCATCTCCAAGCTATCTTGACGTGTATGTAGTATTTATTAAGGCATAAGTTTAGGGAATTATGAAATAGATGGCCGTATTGAATCCAAGCAAGTACATGGAGTTGTTGCCCATGGAGGTTAGGTCAGCGATTAATAAGGTCATTCAGGTACTTGAGGGATCTTTCACTGGTCTTTGGATGCCCGATAATCTGTTAAATGCCACTTACCACTACATAAGGAATAGGGGAAAGCTCATTAGACCAACCCTAGTCTTGCTAATGGCCTATGCCCTAGGCAATGGTAGTGGTCTTGAAAGAGCAATATTACCCGCCGCATCTGTTGAGTTAATACATACAGCGTCATTGCTTCAAGACGATATAATGGATCAGCAAAGGATTAGGAGGGGTGTGAAGACTCCGTACAGTATCTATGGCCCGCATACGGCAATGCTCGCCAGTGACTTAATAATTGCTAAGGCCGTGGAGTATGCCATAAGGAGTGGCGATAATGATATTGTGTTTGAGCTCCTAAATTCATCCATTAAATTAGCGATTGGTCAGAGCTTTGAGTCTGAACTGAGCAGTAGGGCCAATGTGACTATCGATGATTACTTAAGGCTTATTTACTATAAGACTGCATCGCTTATCGAGTCCTCAATGGTTGTTGGCGCCTACTCAGTCAATGTTAAGGATGATGAGGTAATAAGCAAAATTAGGGATGTGGGTAGGTTCGTGGGCATCGCGTTTCAGGTTAGGGATGACGTAATTGATTACCTAAACATTGATAGTGGGAATCCTGGAGCTAATACCGATGAGATTAATATCGTGAGGATAATGAGTAAGGGCAATGGTGATGTCAGGGGCGCCATTGATAAGGCCAGGGGCTTATTAAATGAAATGCTTGATAATGCCGTTAAGGTGATTAGGGAGGTCGTGAATAATGAGGTCCTGGTTAATTACATAAATTTGCTGAGGATTTAAGAATTGATTAGTTAAGAAAGGGCTGTAATAAGCCATATAATACATCGCAAAATAAGTCATCCCTAAATTTAAATCGCAAATTACAATCAATTGATGAGCGAGGTCTTCATAATTGATGACGTACCTGTGAGGTATGAGGACCTATTCAGGGCGCCGGAGAAGGATGGTGCAGTGGTATCGGTTAGGGTTCACAAATCAGTTAAGGAATTACTCACTAAGTTGGCTGAGAAGGAGGGCTTGGATGGGGTCTCGGAACTACTCAGGTATTTAGTGGCTGGCTACATAATGGGTAAGTACAAACTAATCAAGCCCGAGCCCCGTGTAATAACACAACCCATATTCCTAAATGTAAACATAAATAAAAAGACCATTGAGGAGCACACGGACATGGCACAGATCGGCCTGAAGATGGAGATTGATGAATTAATAAAGGAGTCCATGGACGTGATAAACAAGGTGAAGAAGGGAGTAATAAACCCAAGAGGCAATGAGTACATAAGGAGGCTAAGGAATAAGGCCGTTAAATACATGGTTAAGGCCCTTAAGTACGGCATGGAGGAGGAGTACGAGAAGTTAAAGACAATTCAAGTAACACTAACAACACTACTCGAGGAGGAGTAATAAGAAAACTTTAAATCACAGTTAATGGTTTGTTGGCTTGCCGGGGTGGCCGAGCCAGGTCCAAGGCGCAGGTCCGCGATTCCGCGGTGCGAAACTTGAGATCCTGTCCCCGCAAGGGGGCCCGGGTTCAAATCCCGGCCCCGGCACCACGGATTGTTACTTGGTCATGTTAAGTTTATGCTAGTGATTCCTGTACCTTCATGAAATAAAATTATCTAATTAACTCCAGTTTTTGGCAATGATGTTAGTATTGCCCTGCATGTTTTTATTTACATAATTACCATGATCATCATCATGCATCACTAATTAAGTACATTAATCACTGTTTAATTTATTCTCTTCTCCTATTTCTAGTTCATTTTTCTGATTATTACATACACTGTTTATATTTCTACTCTGCATCGTCAATAACGTATGTCCTATTTCATAGAGGGTAGCGAGATTAGTAAGCTCTTAAGTAGGATAGTTAATACCACGATGAACCAAATACCACCACAGGCTAGGTTTAACGATAGTGATATCTCGATAATTATGAAGTATAGACCGTTACTTGAGTCAATAACCGGGGATATCGTTAAGGGCTTCTATGATACATTGTTCTCCCACGGACCTACTGCAGCCGTTTTTCAAGCCGACGAGAGACCGCTGAGGGAGAAGACGCTTAGGGATTGGTGGATTAGGACGTTGAGGGGCCCGTTTAATGAGGATTATTGGTTGTGGCAGACCTACGTAGGCATTATTCACTATAGGAGGAGTGTTACACCACCCATGTTCATGGGTATGTGGGCTTGGATAATAGATAACGTGATTAAGAAGGTGCAGGCAAGTCCCGAGTTAATTTCCGCCCTGGTCAAGTTTGGTGTCACCCAATCATCATTAATGGTCGGTGGTTACTACGATATTATGGAATACGCATTAAGTAGGGTTAACATTAACGGTGATCTCCTCAGGAACTTGGTTATTTCCATTATTGAGGAATTAGCGTCTGGTGTCAAAAAATGAATTTCATTTAAAATCAGAGCAAGTTACTTACCGCTTTACGGTATTGTTATTGATGGAACTACAATGGTTAAGAAACCTATTTTACGTGGTGGTTACACGACTGGTTACACAGAGGGTTTTTATTCAGGAAACCAGATTCGCACCTTCGTGATTGGTATGAGCAGGACTTGGATTTGGATTGCGGTGGGTATTGCCATTGGCGTAGCGGTTAGTCTAGGTTTAGCTTATGCACTTACGCCTTATTACTATAATAATTATTATGGTAATTACCCTGGCGCCCTGCCCATAGGTCCTAGTGCGAGTAATTACTATGGTGGTTATACTTATGGTACATATTCAATAAGTCAAGTCATTAAGGAGGTTATGGAAGTGCCAAGTTACGCCCATGTTTATCCGAATAACAATACTATAGTATTCACTAGTAAGAATATTAACTTATTAGTCGTGGCTATGATGGGTGACGATGCTGTGAGAATGTTTAATGCGACTCCTCCGCCGTACGTTCACGGCGATGTCTTTGTTATTTATGGGCTTATAAATCCGACACTAGTCATGCCCGCGGGCGCCGTTGTTCATGTAATCTTTGTTAATCTCGATGATGATATGTACCATAACTTTGTGGTTACCACGGTACCGCCCCCATACCCGTATTACGTAATGCCCTACGTAGGCATGTACGGTGGCATGGGTCCCCAGATGATGCTTTTAATGAGGTGGTTACCGCCGGCTAACTATAATGCTGGTTATGCATATGGCTATGAATACACATTCACGATCACCGCACCAGGTACGTATTGGTACTTATGCACCTACCCAGGGCATGCGGAGGAGGGTATGTATGGGGAGATAATTGCCGTGGGCAATGGTTTAAGCACGTCAACATACCCGTACTCCACTGTTCAATACCCAGGTACGTACTATGGACCTGGTTGGATGGGTGGTATGATGGGGTGGTGGTAATGCCTTGTCCATGTATGTGGGGTTGGTGGGGTTGGGGTTTTGGTCCGTGGTTCGGCTTTGGATGGTTTGGATGGATAATTGGTGCCCTAATTGCCATATTATTTCTAATACTCATAATACTCGTAATAGTTTGGATAATCAGGAATTTATCGCGGACATCATCAAGCAGTACTCATAGGCATGAAAGTCATGAGCATGGTTCATGCCATGGCTAAATCGTAAAAAGCACTACTTACTGCCCTTAAAATCCTTAAGTTTCACAATGTTTCTACCCTTAACTTTAATGACCTCAACTAAGCCCTTCTCCTCAAGCCTACGTACTATCCTCCAGGCCTGGACCTTTGACAAACCTAGGTCCTTCATTA from Vulcanisaeta distributa DSM 14429 harbors:
- a CDS encoding HAD-IIA family hydrolase, translated to MNEAIRLVLSKELIILDGDGTLYIGSKPLPGAREFIRFLDEHGKRFVVMTNNSSFSKEHHIRRLSRILRRRFSLNEVLVSTEAAIEYLRELGVRRVYALGTPEFIQDLIRSGITHDPGNPEVVLIAFDKTLTYGKLVRAVRHIMSGVPYIVVNPDVLCPTDRGYIPDAGSIWALIRAATGKEPVAVTGKPSSLFLNYMLRKLNVKPSDSVIIGDRLYTDIAMANENDIDSILVLTGETRAEDLVNSRYKPTLVVNTLIDILK
- a CDS encoding 50S ribosomal protein L38e, encoding MPREVFLVELWRRYADTAEEIKVKRYPDYVKLKARLKHYLYTIRVPPDVADQLIKEYKSKNKTINEY
- a CDS encoding FAD-dependent monooxygenase: MVVKTDVLIIGGGPAGSYLARYLVRNGFNGDVMLIDKKSVIYAPVICGELLPSEDLLKPWINRDLYDVLLTTLRETLRKEFIVNEIGWLRLVINGRDIARMPFRTYVIDKSAMIRGIIEDAINGGANVRFGITAVKCATKNGGYECLVHDKDGGECVISAKTLIGADAYPSIVDLSLGITRGFRAEDLIIATSARARGRYVDDEAVIVMDPGVAPGGFAWIFPRGDGSHNIGVGVRNNIAWRGGNPIDYHALFVSKYGLESTQRSVLMKTLPVGGLLNKYGAGNAYLIGDAVGSVIPTNGAGINPAMITAHLLGESMMLGYDYSSLMNRLFKPLMDRMVMFRRIGDPLLMNRDAMELAVKVSRSYMTSSIYEATLSSMRMSTLIKFLIGDLLIKFISKLS
- a CDS encoding polyprenyl synthetase family protein — encoded protein: MAVLNPSKYMELLPMEVRSAINKVIQVLEGSFTGLWMPDNLLNATYHYIRNRGKLIRPTLVLLMAYALGNGSGLERAILPAASVELIHTASLLQDDIMDQQRIRRGVKTPYSIYGPHTAMLASDLIIAKAVEYAIRSGDNDIVFELLNSSIKLAIGQSFESELSSRANVTIDDYLRLIYYKTASLIESSMVVGAYSVNVKDDEVISKIRDVGRFVGIAFQVRDDVIDYLNIDSGNPGANTDEINIVRIMSKGNGDVRGAIDKARGLLNEMLDNAVKVIREVVNNEVLVNYINLLRI
- a CDS encoding ribbon-helix-helix protein, CopG family — encoded protein: MSEVFIIDDVPVRYEDLFRAPEKDGAVVSVRVHKSVKELLTKLAEKEGLDGVSELLRYLVAGYIMGKYKLIKPEPRVITQPIFLNVNINKKTIEEHTDMAQIGLKMEIDELIKESMDVINKVKKGVINPRGNEYIRRLRNKAVKYMVKALKYGMEEEYEKLKTIQVTLTTLLEEE
- a CDS encoding protoglobin domain-containing protein; translated protein: MSYFIEGSEISKLLSRIVNTTMNQIPPQARFNDSDISIIMKYRPLLESITGDIVKGFYDTLFSHGPTAAVFQADERPLREKTLRDWWIRTLRGPFNEDYWLWQTYVGIIHYRRSVTPPMFMGMWAWIIDNVIKKVQASPELISALVKFGVTQSSLMVGGYYDIMEYALSRVNINGDLLRNLVISIIEELASGVKK
- a CDS encoding plastocyanin/azurin family copper-binding protein → MSRTWIWIAVGIAIGVAVSLGLAYALTPYYYNNYYGNYPGALPIGPSASNYYGGYTYGTYSISQVIKEVMEVPSYAHVYPNNNTIVFTSKNINLLVVAMMGDDAVRMFNATPPPYVHGDVFVIYGLINPTLVMPAGAVVHVIFVNLDDDMYHNFVVTTVPPPYPYYVMPYVGMYGGMGPQMMLLMRWLPPANYNAGYAYGYEYTFTITAPGTYWYLCTYPGHAEEGMYGEIIAVGNGLSTSTYPYSTVQYPGTYYGPGWMGGMMGWW